A genome region from Anastrepha obliqua isolate idAnaObli1 chromosome 4, idAnaObli1_1.0, whole genome shotgun sequence includes the following:
- the LOC129245035 gene encoding uncharacterized protein LOC129245035 has protein sequence MSDKSRGERRPEDASASSTNDITPYSSVQSFTSPLRTDANASSFESALSPTPLPSPIHGNDERKIITNVLTSASIGTATEYANRDLSTQTSFSIIPPSITQPGTNEFSGQTSLIPIEDRQSRAEIEVQTMSSTDLLQVAQSGTESAADMVDERNTKDVGAQTTQTTAEFGMQTVEPIPESSIAETSLDSMLSSVDEVRLYDEESDQTLQHRPKKLTKKRTSVNEPELRAGSSYILSKVRSHSLEDYGIPSYGASASVDSQGERNLLYSTELLSTTEATTGMEELSSQFIKSVNETESLQDSDMPAKRPVVRILVSDSSSSLSSEPNFEDGLTDLDDGILYMIVPPDGGYGWFIVLMSFLCQVVVDGIIFSVGILLPYIEDEFGQTDTTIVLVASIQVGCYFLVAPVASAFINRFGFRSVALVGSVCSIVFILIGTYSHNIVMLIFFYSVLGGPSLSLIWVSSQLIVGYYFERYRPIANGVSCAGAGAGILIFSFMNAIICPKIGWRNASRIHTALLLCVLLMTITYIEVTPIPVATVEKEATSSSTSVSEIIVPFNEVRYSQFHVPLPAPITNRGLEQMIEVYDPERLRTAERMCPCCYQRKRSASVDTQVVERDDEVEEDVANTSIQRRPTYFVRLDPIEREDLFYTGIALYESDEAVTTLRCTTGHRILIDKERAPSIEYSLSVMRAQRQHRTVRRTVVELRNRHKYPYLAFISPRNWMPSKMFNAFAKLFDMNMLSIMEFRLLVLSAFFFPMGFNIPFVYSSIRAEVDPFNSSLISPTIGLSNFIFRIISGFAANKYRSQTTYICGGGIVFGGLAVLVSAFYGEDVVWFQYTYAACYGVAPAFFSTLRAIIYVRAIGLEKLTNAFGLTTLAMGLGVFLGTTAAAILNDLTNHYNAAFAFSGVCLIMAGALKLILPTLIRQRTERLSAEWDGYTM, from the exons ATGAGCGATAAATCACGGGGAGAGCG CAGACCAGAGGATGCCTCAGCATCTTCAACAAACGATATCACGCCATATTCTTCGGTGCAAAGTTTCACCTCCCCTCTACGTACGGATGCGAATGCGTCATCTTTTGAATCTGCTTTGTCACCAACGCCTCTGCCCTCGCCTATCCATGGAAACGACGAGCGCAAGATAATTACAAACGTTTTGACCTCAGCATCAATTGGCACAGCAACTGAGTACGCCAATCGAGATTTAAGTACACAAACTTCGTTTAGTATAATTCCTCCCAGCATAACGCAACCCGGAACCAATGAGTTCTCTGGACAAACTTCTCTAATCCCCATAGAAGATCGGCAGAGTAGAGCAGAGATCGAGGTGCAGACCATGTCTAGTACTGATCTACTTCAAGTGGCACAATCGGGTACAGAGAGTGCAGCAGATATGGTAGACGAACGAAATACCAAAGATGTCGGTGCCCAAACAACACAAACCACTGCCGAATTTGGCATGCAAACCGTGGAGCCTATACCCGAAAGTAGTATCGCTGAGACTTCATTGGATAGTATGCTCTCATCAGTAGATGAGGTGCGCCTCTATGATGAGGAGTCGGACCAAACGTTACAGCATCGTCCGAAGAAGCTAACGAAAAAACGCACGAGTGTTAACGAACCTGAATTACGTGCTGGATCTTCCTATATATTGTCCAAAGTAAGAAGTCATTCTCTAGAGGATTATGGTATCCCCAGTTACGGTGCCTCAGCCAGTGTGGACAGCCAAGGAGAACGAAACCTTCTATATAGTACTGAACTGCTATCCACTACAGAGGCAACTACGGGAATGGAAGAACTTTCTTCACAGTTTATTAAATCAGTAAACGAAACCGAAAGTTTACAGGACTCGGATATGCCAGCAAAAAGGCCGGTAGTAAGAATCCTAGTATCTGATAGTTCATCATCCTTGTCCAGTGAACCGAATTTCGAAGATGGGCTTACAGATCTTGACGATGGAATT TTGTATATGATTGTGCCACCGGATGGCGGTTACGGCTGGTTCATTGTGCTCATGTCCTTCCTGTGTCAGGTTGTTGTGGATGGCATCATTTTTTCGGTCGGCATTTTGCTGCCCTATATTGAAGACGAATTTGGCCAGACGGATACGACTATAGTACTCGTCGCTTCGATTCAAGTTG GTTGCTATTTTCTTGTAGCACCTGTGGCGAGCGCATTCATCAATAGGTTTGGCTTTCGATCAGTGGCATTGGTGGGCTCTGTATGTTCGATTGTCTTCATATTGATCGGTACCTACAGTCACAATATCGTAAtgttgattttcttttataGTGTGCTGG GTGGTCCTTCGCTGAGTCTCATTTGGGTCTCCTCACAATTGATCGTTGGCTATTATTTCGAACGTTATCGTCCCATCGCCAATGGTGTTTCGTGTGCTGGCGCCGGTGctggtattttaatattttcctttatgAATGCAATAATTTGCCCAAAAATTGGTTGGCGCAACGCCTCACGCATTCACACGGCGCTGTTGCTGTGCGTTCTCCTCATGACGATCACGTATATTGAGGTTACACCGATACCAGTCGCAACAGTGGAAAAG GAAGCCACTTCGTCTTCAACAAGTGTATCTGAAATCATAGTGCCTTTTAACGAAGTGCGCTATTCACAGTTTCATGTGCCACTACCAGCGCCCATCACCAATAGAGGATTGGAGCAAATGATTG AGGTATATGACCCAGAAAGATTACGGACTGCTGAAAGAATGTGCCCTTGTTGCTATCAACGAAAACGTTCAGCTTCCGTTGATACTCAAGTCGTGGAGCGCGATGATGAGGTAGAGGAAGATGTTGCAAATACGAGTATACAAAGGCGACCCACCTATTTCGTCCGTTTAGATCCAATCGAAAGAGAAGACCTTTTCTATACTGGAATCGCTCTATATGAATCTGATGAGGCAGTCACTACACTCCGTTGCACTACGGGTCATCGAATTTTAATCGATAAAGAGCGg GCTCCAAGTATTGAATACTCATTGTCGGTTATGCGCGCACAACGTCAGCATCGGACAGTGCGTCGCACAGTTGTCGAGCTGCGTAATCGCCATAAATACCCCTACTTGGCGTTTATATCTCCGCGAAATTGGATGCCTTCGAAGATGTTTAACGCATTTGCGAAGCTGTTCGATATGAATATGTTGAGTATTATGGAATTTCGTTTGTTGGTGCTGTCGGCTTTCTTCTTTCCCATGGGCTTCAACATACCTTTCGTGTACTCCAGCA TACGTGCTGAGGTGGATCCGTTTAACTCGAGTCTTATCTCACCAACTATTGGTCTTTCCAATTTCATTTTCCGCATTATTTCCGGTTTTGCTGCCAATAAGTATCGCTCCCAAACGACTTACATATGTGGTGGCGGCATCGTCTTCGGCGGCTTGGCAGTCCTTGTGAGCGCATTCTATGGCGAGGATGTGGTATGGTTTCAGTACACATATGCGGCCTGCTATGGAGTGGCGCCAG CCTTCTTTTCAACCTTACGAGCCATTATCTATGTTCGCGCTATAGGTTTGGAGAAACTAACCAATGCTTTTGGTCTCACCACTCTGGCCATGGGTCTTGGCGTATTTCTGGGCACCACTGCTGCCGCAATTCTGAATGACTTAACTAATCATTATAATGCCGCATTTGCCTTCTCTGGGGTTTGTTTGATAATGGCTGGTGcattaaaattgattttacCAACCTTGATACGTCAGAGGACTGAACGTTTGAGTGCTGAGTGGGATGGTTACACAATGTGA